One Actinomadura viridis genomic region harbors:
- a CDS encoding CaiB/BaiF CoA transferase family protein, producing MTERRALDGVVVLDLSQVYNGPYCTMLLARLGAEIIKIEPFGGEPVRWRVVGEQQTAAFDLLNGGKKSLRLDLKNPRGRELFLRLVAQADVVVENFAPGTMQRLSLGYEVLAEANERIILASGRGFGASTPQAGQRAMDLTIQAVTGVMATTGQPDQPPAKAGPAVADFFGGTHLMVAITAALYQRTVTGRGQHVEVAMQDAVIPSLASSIAGYLDSGGTLPERTGNRHGGLAVCPYNVYPAADGWVAILCMTDGHWRTLCGLMDRPDLGDDPAFASPPARVAQMDKLDEVVAGWTAGLTRDDVAGRLQAAGVPCAAVLSLSEVMAGPLVGADGMIRPVRGADGRESYVFGNPLRLADSAPSPTEAASALGEHTADVLGERLGLDAAEIRELRAENVV from the coding sequence GTGACAGAACGGAGGGCCCTCGATGGCGTCGTCGTCCTCGACCTCAGCCAGGTGTACAACGGCCCCTACTGCACCATGCTGCTGGCGCGGCTCGGCGCGGAGATCATCAAGATCGAGCCGTTCGGCGGCGAGCCCGTGCGCTGGCGAGTCGTCGGCGAGCAGCAGACGGCCGCGTTCGACCTGCTCAACGGCGGTAAGAAGAGCCTCCGGCTGGACCTGAAGAACCCCCGCGGGCGGGAACTCTTCCTGCGCCTGGTCGCGCAGGCCGACGTCGTCGTCGAGAACTTCGCCCCCGGCACCATGCAGCGGCTGTCGCTCGGCTACGAGGTGCTGGCGGAGGCCAACGAGCGGATCATCCTCGCCTCCGGACGGGGGTTCGGCGCATCCACGCCCCAGGCCGGGCAGCGCGCCATGGACCTGACCATCCAGGCCGTGACCGGCGTGATGGCGACGACCGGGCAGCCCGACCAGCCGCCGGCCAAGGCGGGCCCGGCCGTCGCCGACTTCTTCGGCGGCACCCATCTGATGGTCGCGATCACCGCGGCGCTCTACCAGCGCACGGTCACCGGTCGGGGCCAGCACGTCGAGGTCGCCATGCAGGACGCCGTCATCCCCTCGCTGGCGTCCAGCATCGCGGGCTACCTCGACAGTGGCGGGACGCTGCCGGAGCGGACCGGAAACAGGCACGGTGGCCTGGCGGTCTGCCCCTACAACGTCTACCCGGCGGCGGACGGCTGGGTGGCGATCCTGTGCATGACCGACGGGCATTGGCGGACGCTGTGCGGGCTGATGGACCGTCCGGATCTCGGTGACGACCCCGCGTTCGCATCACCGCCCGCCCGTGTGGCGCAGATGGACAAGCTCGACGAGGTCGTCGCCGGCTGGACCGCAGGGCTCACCCGTGACGACGTCGCCGGCAGGCTGCAGGCGGCCGGGGTGCCCTGCGCGGCCGTACTCAGCCTGTCCGAGGTCATGGCCGGGCCGCTCGTCGGCGCCGACGGCATGATCCGGCCGGTACGCGGCGCGGACGGCCGGGAGTCGTACGTCTTCGGTAACCCGCTGCGACTCGCGGATTCGGCGCCGTCGCCCACCGAGGCTGCATCCGCCCTCGGCGAGCACACCGCGGACGTCCTTGGAGAACGGCTCGGCCTAGACGCCGCCGAGATCCGGGAACTGCGCGCCGAGAACGTCGTCTAG
- a CDS encoding FAS1-like dehydratase domain-containing protein yields MAVDEKLLDSIRTSIGSETTHSLGPVTALMIRRYARAIGESNPLYYDTEFARSRGHAEIVAPPNLVTAITSWDEGPAADDLRTDGTPKTLQLEGLPTSGVRVMGGGEDMEFHAPITAGTAVMERSTMIDAELLQGRKGPFIVVRYRHEFVDDEGVPLVTSTRKVLLR; encoded by the coding sequence ATGGCCGTTGACGAGAAATTGCTCGACTCGATCCGGACCAGTATCGGTTCGGAGACCACCCATTCGCTCGGGCCTGTCACCGCCCTGATGATCCGGCGCTACGCCCGGGCCATCGGCGAGTCGAACCCGCTGTACTACGACACGGAATTCGCCCGCAGCCGCGGGCACGCGGAGATCGTCGCGCCGCCCAATCTGGTCACGGCGATCACCTCCTGGGACGAGGGCCCCGCCGCGGACGACCTCCGCACCGACGGCACGCCGAAGACGCTGCAACTGGAGGGCCTGCCCACCAGCGGAGTCCGGGTGATGGGCGGCGGCGAGGACATGGAGTTCCACGCGCCCATCACTGCCGGGACGGCCGTGATGGAGCGCTCCACGATGATCGACGCCGAGTTGCTGCAGGGGCGCAAGGGCCCGTTCATCGTCGTCCGCTACCGGCATGAATTCGTCGACGACGAGGGAGTCCCTTTGGTGACCTCGACACGGAAGGTCCTGCTCCGATGA
- a CDS encoding MaoC/PaaZ C-terminal domain-containing protein has product MSASSTATARDLRFGAVRVGDRLPETRHVPTRLQLFRYSAVTWNTHRIHFDPDYAAQEGYPDVLVQSHLHGAFLVSLCTEWMGVSGRLTRLEVSVRRYAVPGDVLVCAGEVTGVEQAGDGQGLVHLDVTETRESDGTVCAVANATVALPT; this is encoded by the coding sequence ATGAGCGCCTCGAGCACCGCCACCGCCCGAGATCTCCGGTTCGGCGCGGTCCGCGTCGGCGACCGGCTGCCCGAGACACGCCACGTCCCGACGAGGCTGCAGCTCTTCCGGTACAGCGCGGTGACGTGGAATACCCACCGCATTCATTTCGACCCCGACTACGCCGCGCAAGAGGGGTATCCAGACGTCCTCGTCCAGTCTCATCTGCACGGGGCCTTCCTGGTGTCGTTGTGCACGGAATGGATGGGCGTGAGCGGACGGCTGACTCGGCTCGAAGTGTCGGTCCGGCGTTATGCGGTGCCCGGCGACGTCCTCGTCTGTGCCGGTGAGGTCACGGGCGTCGAGCAGGCCGGCGACGGACAGGGGCTCGTCCATCTCGACGTCACCGAGACGCGGGAATCCGACGGCACGGTGTGCGCCGTCGCGAACGCCACGGTCGCACTACCGACATGA